The genomic window GCTTGGGGGCCTAAAAAAGTAAACACTTCGAGCAAAGATTGGCTACGCCACTGGGTTTTGTTCCATATGCTCAACAATCATCGTACGGCCTACGGGTTCGGTGCGTGCTCGAAATTTCGCAAGAAGACCATGCGAGGCCTGCAGGGTTTCTTGTCGCTATTGCCGTACATACTGCTTAGACAACGCAACAAGCTTAAGAATCTTCAACATGGCTTTAGATCCAAGCTCTCTAATTAAACACAATTAATTCTTGATATTGATGACTTTTCCAGGAACattgacaaaataaacaatCTGATATGACTCTGTTAGACTTGTTGAAAGCGTCTGACAAAGCTCCACACTCCAGACTACTATTTAAGTTAAGATTTTAGAAGTTGTTTTCTGGTTTTCTTCTTTCCTATAAGCAACAGACGCCAAAAAGATGGCACCCCTCTCCGTGGTACCACAGGGGACAGTGGTCGGCCCACTACTTTTTCTTATCTTTATAAATGCCATTGTAAATTCTGTTTCTTGTATCAAATCATTTGCTGGTGATTTTCTACTCTTTTATGAAGTCTCTTCGCTGTTAGACTGTCAGAAACTGGAGAATGACCTAAAATCACTTGAAATTTAGGAAAAGAAATGGCAGATGAAATTCAATGCCAAAATGTGTGTTGTCATTAAgaagacaagaggcccagagggcctgtatcgctcacctggtttatttgatcaaacatcaaaataatgtttatgctCCATTtgctaatagctttatttgttgatgtatgatCATGATTATGCTgtcagccccattatttgtaAAACTTTGAATCACAGCCTACTTGGGATGTTACCACAGaaataacaatgtcatacattgcatAATTCCAGAaaagaagtcattaatatcaatattgccaaatggaccccttttggccccgctccTAGGGCCATTGGGTcagtcccaccatttgtacaattttggatccctaccccataaggatgctttcagtcaaatatgagcgatatccgttgcttagtttcagagaagaagtcatttatatcaatttagccaaattgacaactttgggccccacccctcatgCCCCCATTGGgccagccccaccatttgtacaattttgaatccctaccccataaagatgctaccagtcaaatatgagcaatatccgttgttaagtttcagagaagaagtcgtttatatcaatatagcctaaATTGGCCCCTTTTGGTCCCGCGCCTGAGCCCCCAGggtgtcagccccaccatttgtacaatttctaatccccacctcataaggATGCTTCTcaacaaatttggtcaaattctgttGAGCAgttatggagaagaagtcgactgttgacggacggacgagagacggacgacagacgccacggtatggcataagctcaccttggtccttggaccaggtgagctaaaaaaaaacttttaaagttAAAATACTCATTACATGGTAAAAGTTTACTGTGCTCTACACAGGTAAGACTATCAATAGAATATGCAGCCATTAGCTGGCACCTATAAACATCAGACCAAATTCTTGCAAATGATAATGTTTACAACCAGCATAAAAGTAGAGGTCAGACTGCGTCACACACATGATAACATTTCTGAACTGGGAACCTCTTGCCGTTCAGAGAACAGCCAGACTACTCATGCTCTATagaattatacatacataacatcaAGTGATAGGAGAACAAGAGGCGCACACTAAATCAAATATCcacaaacaaattttttttataaattctcTTTCTTTCCCCGAACCTTCATCGATCGAAGCTCTTTACCAGTATCTCTAGCGCAGGATCCAGACATTGACTCTTTCGGGTTAGCAATGGCTTGATACAACCTACAACCTTTACTTACGTTTGTCAGGCGCTGATTGTTCCCGCCGTTTGTTGAGAAACTCGGCGTCCCGGATATTGTTCGGACTGAAATGCTCCTGTATAACTTTTGGTCGGTAACGACCTAGGCGTACTTGTGGTGAATTGTCGTCCATCCTGGACAATCCTAATTGTGGTGGTACGATCCTGTATGGGGGTAGAGTCCTAGAATGGTTTATCTGGTTGTGCGCCGACTGGGGGCGGGATGAACGGTATCCTGGTGGGTATCGCCGCGTGCTGCCCCCGGATTGCTGTAGGTATACGTACTGCTGTGGTACTCCTGCGCCAAACATCTTCCTGTTGGCGGGAGTAGGCACGGGAACGGGGTTGTACGTCCGGGATCCTATGTTTGGTGGTAGAGGTGCTCTTTGTTTCTGTCGTATTTGTTGAACGTTCTggatattttgtctttgtcttTTAGGATCTTGGGCATCAATAAAGTTTTGCAGACGCTTATTATTCGTCTGCTGTTGGACAGGCGTTTGCTTTTCCGGAATAATCTCATTTTTACCATTAGTTGTGGAATTTTTCAGGATACCGTTTAGGACTGGTTGCACCTCGCCATTGCTTTCTGTCCTGTCTTCCTCGCACctcctgaaaaaaataaacagtgCAGTTTTTACTCGTCAAAATGTACCTCGCGGTACACAGGGGTAAAACAATAGCCTTATTTTAACACGTACCACCACAGTAACCACACacactacatgtaccaccacagtaaccacacacactacatgtaccaccacagtaaccacacacactacatgtaccaccacagtaaccacacacactacatgtaccaccacagtaaccacacactacatgtaccaccacagTAACTACACCtactacatgtaccaccacagtaaccacacacactacatgtaccaccacagtaaccacacacactacatgtaccaccacagtaaccacacacactacatgtaccaccacagtaaccacacactacatgtaccaccacagtaaccacacacactacatgtaccaccacagTAACAACACacactacatgtaccaccatagTAACCTCACACCACATGTATCACCATCACCAGAAGTTCTTTATAAATTGTCCACTCTGGTGCTGGCCCCTACTTCAAAGTTGGTCAGAGTCTACGGGTCCTTGTAAAAGGCCAGCACCCTCACACTCGCTTGGGTCCTAATCTAGCTCTCTCCTTCTGCACTCttactctctctctctaaaaACTATTTATGTATACTCTTTACAAAACAGTCAAAactataacattcaatttcattggttaataaAATAGTAAGAGGTGGAGTTTAATTATTAGATGGTGCCTATAGTAATTAAGATATGTTGACACCAATTACCTAACAGCTATGGTCAGTAGTAAATCATACAAAGTCCTATTCTGTCTCAAAGTGTTTATCCTACAATTACTTTAATTGAGCCTGTTGAGTGACCACCTGTCAGCTGGAGGGTTCACAGGTAGATATGTGTCAACTCAATTAAGGCTAATCCAGTTTACCTGGCTGACTCCTAAAAACATCAAAGCttctaaaatgcaatatgattCTAATAAAACTGAATGCCAAGCTAATTCAAATGtctagtaataaaatataaacaatataaattccATAGTCTCATGTTGAAATATTCCTACAATTTACTTATACCtgaaatatctacatgtaccaccatagTAACCTCACACCACATGTATCACCATAGTAACCTCACACCACATGTACCACCACAGTAACCACACACTACATGTACCATCACAGTAACAAACACTACATGAACCACCACAGTAACCACACacactacatgtaccaccacagtaaccacacacactacatgtaccaccacagtaaccacacactacatgtactaccacagtaaccacacactacatgtaccaccacagTAACCAAacactacatgtaccaccacagtaaccacacactacatgtaccaccacagTAACCACACACTACACGTACCACCACAGTAACCACGAacactacatgtaccaccacagTAACCACGAacactacatgtaccaccacagtaaccacacactacatgtaccaccacagtaaccacacacactacatgtaccaccacagTAACCACGAACACTACATGAACCACCACAGTAACCACACACTACATATACCACCACAGTAACCACACacactacatgtaccaccacagtaaccacacactacatgtaccaccacagtaaccacacacactacatgtaccactacagtaaccacaca from Pecten maximus chromosome 1, xPecMax1.1, whole genome shotgun sequence includes these protein-coding regions:
- the LOC117326856 gene encoding uncharacterized protein LOC117326856 isoform X1 → MQTKMSKKSLHVHWRCEEDRTESNGEVQPVLNGILKNSTTNGKNEIIPEKQTPVQQQTNNKRLQNFIDAQDPKRQRQNIQNVQQIRQKQRAPLPPNIGSRTYNPVPVPTPANRKMFGAGVPQQYVYLQQSGGSTRRYPPGYRSSRPQSAHNQINHSRTLPPYRIVPPQLGLSRMDDNSPQVRLGRYRPKVIQEHFSPNNIRDAEFLNKRREQSAPDKRKSVQTHTWQKQGSAEAKVNVTRQDANLSTLRTKTIVRLKASPIQSHNPQWKHRLVSSVTIPPRSSQEDDNGNYVIVDYVVDNLGPQMLQMKLTENGDTDMVTRGVGNGQGDTDMVTRGVGNGQVNNGPTNSGNTTAISTASEKEVEMIEMQKQVLQESL
- the LOC117326856 gene encoding uncharacterized protein LOC117326856 isoform X2, translating into MQTKMSKKSLHVHWRCEEDRTESNGEVQPVLNGILKNSTTNGKNEIIPEKQTPVQQQTNNKRLQNFIDAQDPKRQRQNIQNVQQIRQKQRAPLPPNIGSRTYNPVPVPTPANRKMFGAGVPQQYVYLQQSGGSTRRYPPGYRSSRPQSAHNQINHSRTLPPYRIVPPQLGLSRMDDNSPQVRLGRYRPKVIQEHFSPNNIRDAEFLNKRREQSAPDKRKSVQTHTWQKQGSAEAKVTRQDANLSTLRTKTIVRLKASPIQSHNPQWKHRLVSSVTIPPRSSQEDDNGNYVIVDYVVDNLGPQMLQMKLTENGDTDMVTRGVGNGQGDTDMVTRGVGNGQVNNGPTNSGNTTAISTASEKEVEMIEMQKQVLQESL
- the LOC117326856 gene encoding uncharacterized protein LOC117326856 isoform X3; amino-acid sequence: MSKKSLHVHWRCEEDRTESNGEVQPVLNGILKNSTTNGKNEIIPEKQTPVQQQTNNKRLQNFIDAQDPKRQRQNIQNVQQIRQKQRAPLPPNIGSRTYNPVPVPTPANRKMFGAGVPQQYVYLQQSGGSTRRYPPGYRSSRPQSAHNQINHSRTLPPYRIVPPQLGLSRMDDNSPQVRLGRYRPKVIQEHFSPNNIRDAEFLNKRREQSAPDKRKSVQTHTWQKQGSAEAKVNVTRQDANLSTLRTKTIVRLKASPIQSHNPQWKHRLVSSVTIPPRSSQEDDNGNYVIVDYVVDNLGPQMLQMKLTENGDTDMVTRGVGNGQGDTDMVTRGVGNGQVNNGPTNSGNTTAISTASEKEVEMIEMQKQVLQESL